The following proteins come from a genomic window of Dreissena polymorpha isolate Duluth1 chromosome 1, UMN_Dpol_1.0, whole genome shotgun sequence:
- the LOC127881174 gene encoding uncharacterized protein LOC127881174 isoform X2 produces MDVELEEIKNQHFGRTPCNTPFASQQSCSSDSESEDHLEMCRFQAALLEFQAEVSDDEDLSSMANDSDLPNIHKFMKGCCCLKNCQKHFSYDQIRSSVLNMQEMSRDENGQFLMGILSNGFVCTETTKLGNKRQREKRSFAIHGKNVCKSTFMLYYDTKRTVLSNMLKHVTLHGAVPRVHGNKSRRPMHAMQLEDVQRVVHFLKNTDETIGIFYPEAPRGNDRIPVVFLPSHNTKLRIHNDYKQLCINEGVKYLRLTAFKTIWSRCVPHIKIAKLCDDVCAMCESLQTVISNAVTEIEKLDSAAAMTNHVNDARKERELYMERVQLASADPVNTMHITFDFSQSVSILHNSRQMGPLYFLSLLKVMLFGFRVSGGSQINIVYDELQTIG; encoded by the exons ATGGACGTGGAATTAGAG GAAATCAAAAACCAGCATTTTGGAAGGACCCCGTGCAATACACCATTTGCATCTCAACAGTCATGTAGCAGTGACAGCGAGTCAGAGGATCATCTGGAAATGTGTCGATTTCAGGCTGCTCTGCTAGAATTTCAAGCTGAAGTATCCGATGATGAAGACCTCTCTTCAATGGCAAATGATTCGGACCTACCTAACATACACAAATTTATGAAAGGCTGCTGCTGTTTAAAAAACTGTCAAAAGCATTTCAGCTATGACCAGATCCGATCAAGTGTGTTAAATATGCAAGAAATGAGCAGAGACGAGAATGGTCAGTTTCTTATGGGAATACTCAGCAATGGTTTTGTTTGTACTGAAACAACAAAACTGGGAAACAAAAGACAAAGGGAAAAGAGGTCGTTtgctatacatggtaaaaatgtgtgtaaatCGACATTCATGTTGTATTACGATACAAAACGTACTGTGCTTTCAAACATGTTAAAACATGTGACTTTGCACGGAGCTGTTCCCAGAGTCCATGGAAACAAAAGTCGGCGACCTATGCACGCCATGCAGCTTGAAGATGTGCAACGGGTGgttcatttcttgaaaaatacTGATGAGACGATTGGGATATTCTACCCGGAAGCTCCACGTGGAAATGACCGTATTCCGGTGGTGTTCTTACCATCACATAACACAAAACTGAGAATTCATAATGACTACAAGCAACTATGTATCAATGAGGGTGTGAAGTATTTGCGTCTTACAGCCTTTAAAACGATTTGGTCACGTTGTGTTCCACATATCAAGATCGCCAAGCTATGTGATGATGTGTGCGCGATGTGTGAGTCATTACAAACAGTCATCTCTAACGCAGTTACTGAAATCGAGAAATTGGATTCTGCCGCAGCGATGACCAATCATGTTAATGATGCAAGAAAG GAGCGCGAGCTGTACATGGAGCGTGTGCAACTTGCATCAGCAGACCCTGTGAACACAATGCATATCACATTCGACTTCAGTCAGAGTGTTAGCATTCTGCATAATAGTAGGCAGATGGGTCCCCTGTACTTCCTGTCTTTGCTGAAGGTGATGCTGTTCGGATTTCGAGTAAGCGGTGGCAGTCAAATTAATATTGTATACGACGAGTTACAGACGATTGGCTAA
- the LOC127881174 gene encoding uncharacterized protein LOC127881174 isoform X1: MFYYYFLKEIKNQHFGRTPCNTPFASQQSCSSDSESEDHLEMCRFQAALLEFQAEVSDDEDLSSMANDSDLPNIHKFMKGCCCLKNCQKHFSYDQIRSSVLNMQEMSRDENGQFLMGILSNGFVCTETTKLGNKRQREKRSFAIHGKNVCKSTFMLYYDTKRTVLSNMLKHVTLHGAVPRVHGNKSRRPMHAMQLEDVQRVVHFLKNTDETIGIFYPEAPRGNDRIPVVFLPSHNTKLRIHNDYKQLCINEGVKYLRLTAFKTIWSRCVPHIKIAKLCDDVCAMCESLQTVISNAVTEIEKLDSAAAMTNHVNDARKERELYMERVQLASADPVNTMHITFDFSQSVSILHNSRQMGPLYFLSLLKVMLFGFRVSGGSQINIVYDELQTIG; encoded by the exons atgttttattattactttttaaaGGAAATCAAAAACCAGCATTTTGGAAGGACCCCGTGCAATACACCATTTGCATCTCAACAGTCATGTAGCAGTGACAGCGAGTCAGAGGATCATCTGGAAATGTGTCGATTTCAGGCTGCTCTGCTAGAATTTCAAGCTGAAGTATCCGATGATGAAGACCTCTCTTCAATGGCAAATGATTCGGACCTACCTAACATACACAAATTTATGAAAGGCTGCTGCTGTTTAAAAAACTGTCAAAAGCATTTCAGCTATGACCAGATCCGATCAAGTGTGTTAAATATGCAAGAAATGAGCAGAGACGAGAATGGTCAGTTTCTTATGGGAATACTCAGCAATGGTTTTGTTTGTACTGAAACAACAAAACTGGGAAACAAAAGACAAAGGGAAAAGAGGTCGTTtgctatacatggtaaaaatgtgtgtaaatCGACATTCATGTTGTATTACGATACAAAACGTACTGTGCTTTCAAACATGTTAAAACATGTGACTTTGCACGGAGCTGTTCCCAGAGTCCATGGAAACAAAAGTCGGCGACCTATGCACGCCATGCAGCTTGAAGATGTGCAACGGGTGgttcatttcttgaaaaatacTGATGAGACGATTGGGATATTCTACCCGGAAGCTCCACGTGGAAATGACCGTATTCCGGTGGTGTTCTTACCATCACATAACACAAAACTGAGAATTCATAATGACTACAAGCAACTATGTATCAATGAGGGTGTGAAGTATTTGCGTCTTACAGCCTTTAAAACGATTTGGTCACGTTGTGTTCCACATATCAAGATCGCCAAGCTATGTGATGATGTGTGCGCGATGTGTGAGTCATTACAAACAGTCATCTCTAACGCAGTTACTGAAATCGAGAAATTGGATTCTGCCGCAGCGATGACCAATCATGTTAATGATGCAAGAAAG GAGCGCGAGCTGTACATGGAGCGTGTGCAACTTGCATCAGCAGACCCTGTGAACACAATGCATATCACATTCGACTTCAGTCAGAGTGTTAGCATTCTGCATAATAGTAGGCAGATGGGTCCCCTGTACTTCCTGTCTTTGCTGAAGGTGATGCTGTTCGGATTTCGAGTAAGCGGTGGCAGTCAAATTAATATTGTATACGACGAGTTACAGACGATTGGCTAA
- the LOC127881174 gene encoding uncharacterized protein LOC127881174 isoform X3: MFYYYFLKEIKNQHFGRTPCNTPFASQQSCSSDSESEDHLEMCRFQAALLEFQAEVSDDEDLSSMANDSDLPNIHKFMKGCCCLKNCQKHFSYDQIRSSVLNMQEMSRDENGQFLMGILSNGFVCTETTKLGNKRQREKRSFAIHGKNVCKSTFMLYYDTKRTVLSNMLKHVTLHGAVPRVHGNKSRRPMHAMQLEDVQRVVHFLKNTDETIGIFYPEAPRGNDRIPVVFLPSHNTKLRIHNDYKQLCINEGVKYLRLTAFKTIWSRCVPHIKIAKLCDDVCAMCESLQTVISNAVTEIEKLDSAAAMTNHVNDARKERELYMERVQLASADPVNTMHITFDFSQSVSILHNSRQMGPLYFLSLLKARTKTGSCWLTLCGGF, translated from the exons atgttttattattactttttaaaGGAAATCAAAAACCAGCATTTTGGAAGGACCCCGTGCAATACACCATTTGCATCTCAACAGTCATGTAGCAGTGACAGCGAGTCAGAGGATCATCTGGAAATGTGTCGATTTCAGGCTGCTCTGCTAGAATTTCAAGCTGAAGTATCCGATGATGAAGACCTCTCTTCAATGGCAAATGATTCGGACCTACCTAACATACACAAATTTATGAAAGGCTGCTGCTGTTTAAAAAACTGTCAAAAGCATTTCAGCTATGACCAGATCCGATCAAGTGTGTTAAATATGCAAGAAATGAGCAGAGACGAGAATGGTCAGTTTCTTATGGGAATACTCAGCAATGGTTTTGTTTGTACTGAAACAACAAAACTGGGAAACAAAAGACAAAGGGAAAAGAGGTCGTTtgctatacatggtaaaaatgtgtgtaaatCGACATTCATGTTGTATTACGATACAAAACGTACTGTGCTTTCAAACATGTTAAAACATGTGACTTTGCACGGAGCTGTTCCCAGAGTCCATGGAAACAAAAGTCGGCGACCTATGCACGCCATGCAGCTTGAAGATGTGCAACGGGTGgttcatttcttgaaaaatacTGATGAGACGATTGGGATATTCTACCCGGAAGCTCCACGTGGAAATGACCGTATTCCGGTGGTGTTCTTACCATCACATAACACAAAACTGAGAATTCATAATGACTACAAGCAACTATGTATCAATGAGGGTGTGAAGTATTTGCGTCTTACAGCCTTTAAAACGATTTGGTCACGTTGTGTTCCACATATCAAGATCGCCAAGCTATGTGATGATGTGTGCGCGATGTGTGAGTCATTACAAACAGTCATCTCTAACGCAGTTACTGAAATCGAGAAATTGGATTCTGCCGCAGCGATGACCAATCATGTTAATGATGCAAGAAAG GAGCGCGAGCTGTACATGGAGCGTGTGCAACTTGCATCAGCAGACCCTGTGAACACAATGCATATCACATTCGACTTCAGTCAGAGTGTTAGCATTCTGCATAATAGTAGGCAGATGGGTCCCCTGTACTTCCTGTCTTTGCTGAAG GCCAGAACAAAAACCGGTTCGTGCTGGCTTACTTTATGTGGCGGGTTTTGA